The proteins below are encoded in one region of Belonocnema kinseyi isolate 2016_QV_RU_SX_M_011 chromosome 5, B_treatae_v1, whole genome shotgun sequence:
- the LOC117173203 gene encoding jerky protein homolog-like — protein MCVLKEAWNSVTPSTLRNSWKKLIPALITSAVETLSNNNLVDLLNRVPGGDVCSALDAENWLEEGADFPVFKIMSDKQLLNTHGGLQLPIPEEQETKDSINSEKSEDLDKTTCESQRPETILNAPQSIFDWSRHRMEFTEEELLKFTKARDLALNLLSMPN, from the coding sequence ATGTGTGTTCTCAAAGAAGCTTGGAATTCAGTAACACCGAGCACCCTTCGAAACTCGTGGAAAAAACTGATACCGGCTCTGATAACAAGTGCTGTAGAAACACTTTCCAATAACAATCTTGTTGATCTACTGAATCGCGTTCCTGGAGGAGACGTATGTTCTGCATTAGATGCAGAAAATTGGCTCGAAGAAGGAGCAGATTTTCCCGTTTTTAAAATCATGAGCGATAAACAGCTCCTAAATACGCATGGCGGTCTTCAATTGCCCATACCGGAAGAACAGGAAACTAAAGATAGTATCAACTCCGAGAAGAGCGAAGACCTCGACAAAACTACCTGTGAATCCCAGAGACCGGAAACTATATTGAATGCGCCACAGTCAATTTTTGACTGGTCTCGACACCGAATGGAATTCACAGAGGAAGAACTCCTAAAATTTACCAAAGCCCGAGATCTCGCTCTTAATTTGCTGTCAATGCCAAACTGA